One stretch of Balneola sp. MJW-20 DNA includes these proteins:
- a CDS encoding aminotransferase class V-fold PLP-dependent enzyme, giving the protein MTKLANDTSTKTDWNKIRSQFPVLDQKINGQDLVYLDNAASSQMPVIVSDRIDHYHKKEHSNVHRGIHSLSQKATDAYESTRTKVQEFINARHKEEIIFTTGTTDSINLVAQSYGRKNFNTGDEIILSEMEHHANIVPWQLIAEETGAVLRIVPMNDAGELDMDTYESLLSEKTKMVAIVHVSNALGTVNPVKEIINLAHQNESLVLIDGAQAVPHSKVDIQDLDADFYTFSAHKMCGPTGFGVLYGKKEILQDMPPYRGGGDMIDKVTFEETTWNDLPYKFEAGTPPIAAGIGLGSAIDYLNEIGMDEIASREAQLLDYATKRINDLEGVRIIGTAKDKASVISFLIDNIHSTDAGTILDQKGIAVRTGHHCAQPIMQHYDIPGTARASISFYNTEEDIDKLIDGIKYVKDFFS; this is encoded by the coding sequence ATGACAAAACTGGCAAATGACACTAGTACGAAGACAGACTGGAATAAGATAAGATCTCAGTTTCCCGTTCTTGATCAGAAGATCAACGGGCAGGATCTGGTCTATCTGGATAATGCTGCTTCAAGTCAGATGCCCGTGATCGTCTCAGACAGAATTGATCACTACCACAAAAAAGAACATTCCAATGTTCACAGAGGAATCCATTCTTTAAGTCAAAAGGCTACTGACGCCTATGAATCTACCCGTACCAAGGTGCAGGAATTCATTAATGCCCGTCATAAAGAGGAGATCATCTTTACCACCGGTACTACGGATTCCATAAATCTGGTTGCTCAGAGTTATGGTCGTAAGAATTTTAATACCGGTGATGAAATCATCTTAAGTGAGATGGAGCATCATGCCAATATAGTGCCATGGCAATTGATTGCCGAGGAGACCGGGGCTGTTCTCAGGATTGTACCAATGAACGATGCCGGTGAACTTGATATGGACACCTATGAGTCACTCTTATCTGAAAAAACTAAGATGGTGGCCATTGTTCATGTTTCGAATGCTCTTGGAACGGTAAATCCTGTTAAAGAGATCATTAACCTGGCACATCAAAATGAGTCATTAGTTCTTATTGACGGAGCTCAAGCTGTACCACATTCGAAAGTGGATATACAGGATCTGGATGCAGATTTCTACACTTTTTCAGCACATAAAATGTGCGGGCCCACTGGATTCGGAGTCCTCTACGGTAAAAAAGAGATCCTTCAGGATATGCCTCCTTACAGGGGAGGAGGAGATATGATCGATAAGGTCACCTTTGAAGAAACAACCTGGAATGATCTTCCATATAAATTCGAAGCAGGTACTCCACCAATTGCAGCTGGTATCGGTTTAGGTTCAGCAATTGACTATCTGAATGAAATTGGCATGGACGAGATCGCTTCACGAGAAGCACAGCTACTCGATTATGCAACAAAGAGGATTAATGATTTAGAAGGTGTGAGGATCATTGGTACTGCAAAAGATAAAGCATCGGTGATATCTTTTCTGATCGACAATATTCACTCAACAGATGCGGGGACTATACTGGATCAGAAGGGAATAGCAGTCAGAACAGGTCATCACTGTGCACAGCCTATCATGCAGCATTATGATATACCAGGTACAGCCAGAGCTTCAATTTCCTTCTATAATACCGAAGAGGATATTGACAAGCTTATAGATGGTATTAAATACGTAAAAGATTTTTTCAGCTAA
- the pta gene encoding phosphate acetyltransferase yields MSLFIDQIRERALKADKRIILPRSSDKRVVQAANFMQKNNLCDISLVLEDDTDTQNIDSRIEVLNIDSDPDLSVYIDHLVKRRSHKNLSTEEASVIMSDPLYYAAAKVWSGKAHGAVAGSVSTTADVLRAAIYVIGLDKDTEVVSSVFIMSFDDGKIFTYGDCAVVPYPDSIELSNIAKSSARTHQKLVQSEPRIAMLSFSSKGSAKHERVELVTKALEDVRRTAPDLIIDGELQFDAAYLESVGKRKAPGSPVAGKANVYVFPNLDAGNIGYKITQRLGGATATGPIIQGLDKPMMDLSRGCSWEDIVNTACVCALMS; encoded by the coding sequence ATGAGTTTATTCATTGATCAGATCAGAGAAAGAGCTTTAAAAGCAGACAAAAGAATTATATTACCGCGCTCCTCAGACAAAAGGGTAGTGCAAGCTGCCAATTTCATGCAGAAAAACAATCTTTGTGACATTTCTCTTGTACTTGAAGACGACACTGATACACAGAATATTGACTCACGTATAGAAGTACTGAACATAGATTCAGACCCTGATCTTTCAGTTTATATCGACCACCTCGTCAAAAGAAGGAGCCACAAGAACCTTTCTACAGAGGAAGCCTCCGTGATCATGAGTGACCCACTTTATTATGCAGCTGCAAAAGTCTGGTCTGGCAAGGCGCATGGTGCGGTTGCTGGCTCGGTATCTACAACCGCTGACGTTCTTAGAGCTGCCATTTATGTTATAGGACTGGATAAGGACACCGAAGTAGTTTCCAGTGTATTTATCATGTCTTTTGATGATGGAAAGATCTTTACCTACGGAGATTGTGCTGTAGTGCCTTATCCTGATTCAATCGAACTCTCCAATATTGCTAAAAGTTCAGCCAGAACTCATCAGAAACTGGTACAGAGTGAACCCAGAATTGCAATGCTCTCATTTTCTTCAAAGGGAAGTGCAAAGCATGAACGGGTCGAACTCGTGACCAAAGCCCTTGAAGACGTCAGGAGAACAGCACCTGACCTGATCATAGACGGGGAACTTCAGTTTGATGCGGCCTACTTGGAAAGTGTTGGAAAACGAAAAGCCCCAGGATCTCCGGTTGCCGGTAAAGCAAATGTGTATGTATTTCCAAATCTGGATGCAGGTAATATCGGCTACAAGATCACTCAACGCCTGGGGGGAGCCACAGCGACGGGGCCAATCATTCAGGGACTAGATAAGCCCATGATGGATCTTTCAAGAGGGTGCAGCTGGGAAGATATTGTGAATACTGCATGCGTATGTGCATTAATGAGTTAG
- a CDS encoding NifU family protein, translating into MAKIKEIERTPNPDAMRFVLDEPLTNGVTRSFENDAEAEGDPLASALFAIENVINVYYVDKYVTVTQDGEAVWSELLRKLAPPIREAEPMTDLEDDSEVHVSKEAQESNDPRLLEINRMLDEQVRPYLLADGGGLKVLGLDGNRLKVHYQGACGTCPTATTGTLYAIESMVKRIDPEIQVISV; encoded by the coding sequence ATGGCAAAGATTAAAGAAATAGAAAGAACACCCAATCCGGATGCGATGCGTTTTGTTCTGGATGAACCTTTAACCAACGGGGTTACCCGTTCGTTTGAGAATGATGCCGAAGCAGAGGGAGATCCATTAGCTTCTGCCTTGTTTGCTATAGAAAACGTGATCAACGTTTACTATGTAGACAAATATGTTACGGTAACTCAGGACGGAGAAGCCGTATGGTCTGAATTACTACGAAAACTGGCTCCGCCTATCCGTGAAGCGGAACCCATGACTGATCTGGAGGATGACTCTGAAGTTCATGTAAGTAAAGAAGCACAGGAATCAAACGATCCTCGCTTATTAGAGATCAACCGCATGCTGGATGAGCAGGTACGTCCCTATCTGCTTGCTGATGGTGGAGGACTTAAAGTTCTGGGACTGGACGGAAACCGACTCAAGGTACACTACCAGGGAGCCTGTGGCACATGTCCTACTGCAACTACCGGGACCTTGTATGCTATTGAAAGTATGGTTAAGAGAATTGATCCCGAAATTCAGGTAATATCAGTGTAA
- the sufC gene encoding Fe-S cluster assembly ATPase SufC has protein sequence MLEIKNLHAKVEGEDIHILKGVNLKVNAGEIHAIMGPNGSGKSTLSKVVSGHPEYEITDGEILFNGEDISELDADERAHLGIFLAFQYPVEVPGITNKTLLREAYNTIARENGREELDPIEFEDYLKEKLDVIEMKDEFLDRSINTGFSGGEKKKNEIFQMAVLNPVLSFLDETDSGLDIDALKIVSDGINKISNEENAIVLVTHYQRLLNYVQPDFVHVMKDGKIVKSGDKSLALELEEQGYDWLDKEVMLNGEAK, from the coding sequence GTGTTAGAAATCAAAAATTTACACGCTAAAGTTGAAGGAGAAGACATTCACATTCTAAAAGGTGTGAACCTTAAAGTGAATGCCGGAGAGATTCATGCGATTATGGGTCCGAACGGAAGTGGAAAAAGCACTCTATCAAAAGTAGTCTCCGGTCATCCGGAATATGAGATCACCGATGGTGAGATCCTTTTTAATGGAGAAGATATCTCTGAACTGGATGCGGATGAGCGTGCACATCTGGGTATCTTCCTTGCATTTCAGTATCCTGTAGAAGTTCCGGGAATCACGAATAAGACCCTTCTTCGCGAGGCATATAATACCATAGCCCGTGAAAATGGCCGTGAGGAACTGGATCCAATCGAGTTCGAAGATTACCTGAAAGAGAAGCTGGATGTGATAGAAATGAAAGATGAATTTCTGGACAGATCTATCAATACCGGGTTTTCTGGTGGAGAAAAGAAGAAGAATGAGATCTTTCAGATGGCCGTACTCAACCCGGTTCTGTCTTTCCTGGATGAGACCGATTCAGGTCTCGATATAGATGCCCTTAAGATCGTTTCTGATGGCATTAATAAGATTTCTAATGAAGAAAATGCGATCGTCCTTGTAACACACTATCAGAGACTTCTGAATTACGTTCAGCCTGATTTTGTACACGTTATGAAAGATGGCAAGATCGTTAAGTCCGGCGATAAGTCCCTTGCACTCGAACTTGAAGAACAAGGCTACGATTGGTTAGACAAAGAAGTAATGCTAAACGGAGAGGCTAAATAA
- the fni gene encoding type 2 isopentenyl-diphosphate Delta-isomerase, producing the protein MSIKDRKKDHIQLTINDKTQYDLKSGFEEYYFDHNALPEVNIEEVSTKADLCGRQFSMPLFLSSMTGGHADSVSVNEVIAEVAQEMDLPFGVGSQRAMLEDPGLTETFSVARKKAPSAFIASNIGGVQLTEGFSDASIRSMIESVEADAVIVHLNPLQELMQPEGDHDFRGVLNGIERLAAKIDLPLIVKETGAGISAQVARKLLNAGAAVIDIAGAGGTSWAKVENLRDVNPKPEHIFDNWGIPTVVCLDEISKLNWERSFQIIASGGIRNSSDIVKALCLGSHFTASAQPLIKAIHENGAEGLMSLLQTWKYQIKIHLTLLGCTTVKELSRSHLRRLGS; encoded by the coding sequence ATGAGTATTAAAGACAGAAAAAAAGATCATATACAGCTGACCATTAATGATAAAACTCAATATGATCTGAAGTCAGGATTTGAAGAATATTATTTTGACCATAATGCACTTCCTGAAGTAAATATTGAAGAAGTGTCAACAAAAGCTGACCTGTGTGGTAGACAATTTTCGATGCCTCTTTTTCTATCTTCTATGACCGGTGGACATGCTGATTCTGTATCTGTGAATGAAGTCATAGCTGAGGTTGCACAGGAAATGGACCTGCCATTTGGAGTTGGTTCTCAGAGGGCTATGCTGGAAGATCCGGGGCTCACTGAGACTTTCTCTGTTGCCCGCAAAAAAGCCCCGAGTGCATTTATCGCTTCGAATATAGGTGGAGTTCAGCTGACTGAGGGTTTCTCAGATGCCTCGATCCGGTCAATGATCGAATCGGTAGAGGCTGATGCGGTTATCGTTCATTTGAACCCATTACAGGAACTTATGCAGCCGGAGGGTGATCATGATTTCAGGGGAGTTTTAAACGGTATTGAAAGACTGGCAGCAAAAATAGATTTACCTCTCATTGTTAAGGAAACAGGGGCCGGAATCTCAGCTCAGGTGGCTAGGAAGTTGTTAAATGCAGGAGCGGCAGTAATCGACATAGCTGGGGCAGGCGGGACCAGTTGGGCTAAAGTTGAAAACCTGCGTGATGTCAACCCAAAACCTGAACACATATTTGATAACTGGGGAATTCCCACAGTAGTCTGCCTGGATGAGATCTCCAAACTAAATTGGGAAAGATCTTTTCAAATCATTGCATCCGGTGGCATCCGAAATTCATCGGATATCGTAAAAGCATTATGCCTGGGCAGTCATTTTACGGCCAGTGCTCAACCTTTGATCAAAGCCATTCATGAAAATGGTGCAGAAGGCCTGATGTCTTTGCTGCAAACATGGAAATATCAGATCAAAATCCATTTAACACTGCTTGGCTGTACAACTGTCAAAGAACTTAGCAGGTCTCATTTAAGACGTTTAGGATCTTAA
- a CDS encoding SDR family oxidoreductase: protein MTILVTGSSRGIGFAIAEKLLEEGISVIGTSRSKHSPFKNAQYSHIKCDLSNDDELDLIRDLISNKCPDVVINNAGIFEDADISSDDSSWLNNWDKTLQVNLKAPAIICKWAVNTWVKKECPGRIINVSSRAAYRGDTQEYASYAASKAGLVAFTKSLARDLGKNKITAYTIAPGFVHTDMAENSIQIYGKDYLTKGLALDNIAPPSQVGELAYFLSTADITHMTGQTFHINSGSYII, encoded by the coding sequence ATGACAATACTCGTTACTGGTTCTTCTCGAGGGATTGGTTTTGCGATCGCGGAAAAACTGTTGGAGGAAGGCATCTCAGTTATCGGGACCTCCAGAAGTAAACATTCTCCCTTTAAGAATGCGCAGTACTCGCATATTAAATGTGATTTATCAAATGATGATGAGCTGGACTTAATCCGTGATCTTATATCGAACAAATGCCCTGATGTTGTGATCAATAATGCAGGTATATTTGAAGATGCAGATATCTCTTCCGATGACAGTTCCTGGTTAAACAACTGGGATAAAACACTTCAGGTTAACCTGAAAGCACCTGCCATTATCTGCAAATGGGCAGTAAATACCTGGGTGAAAAAGGAATGTCCTGGCAGAATCATAAATGTATCATCAAGAGCTGCATATAGAGGAGATACACAGGAATATGCCAGTTATGCAGCTTCAAAGGCCGGCCTAGTAGCCTTTACCAAAAGCCTGGCCAGAGATCTGGGTAAAAATAAGATTACAGCTTATACCATAGCACCGGGTTTTGTACATACTGATATGGCTGAAAATTCGATCCAGATATACGGTAAAGATTATCTTACGAAGGGGCTCGCTCTGGATAACATTGCACCACCTTCTCAGGTTGGTGAACTGGCTTATTTTCTTAGCACTGCAGACATTACGCACATGACCGGGCAGACTTTCCATATTAACTCAGGTTCCTACATCATATAA
- a CDS encoding DUF2480 family protein: MEETIVNKVKANQKLITLDLAKLFYDKTPVKELDIKQFLFQELLLKEKDFRSHLKNYDWSQYQDAYLRVYCSTDAIIAPWAWMLLTSYASEHALDVFHMPADQLQHTLYRRNIEEHDWDLYKDKFVLLKGCGDIKVPDSIYLLVTNKLKPVARKIMYGEACSNVPVWTSR; the protein is encoded by the coding sequence ATGGAAGAAACTATTGTAAATAAGGTTAAAGCCAATCAGAAGTTAATTACTCTTGATCTGGCCAAACTATTTTATGACAAAACGCCGGTCAAAGAACTTGATATCAAACAATTTCTGTTTCAGGAGCTCCTGCTTAAAGAAAAAGACTTCAGATCCCACCTTAAAAACTACGACTGGAGTCAGTATCAGGATGCATATTTGCGTGTTTATTGCTCAACTGATGCGATCATCGCACCATGGGCATGGATGCTATTAACCTCATATGCATCTGAGCATGCTCTGGATGTATTTCATATGCCTGCCGACCAACTTCAGCATACCCTGTACAGAAGAAATATTGAAGAACACGATTGGGATTTATACAAAGATAAATTTGTACTTCTTAAAGGATGTGGCGACATAAAAGTACCCGATTCCATTTATCTTCTCGTTACCAACAAGCTTAAACCCGTTGCTCGAAAGATCATGTATGGGGAAGCCTGTTCCAATGTACCCGTCTGGACATCCCGCTGA
- the sufB gene encoding Fe-S cluster assembly protein SufB, giving the protein MSETKALESMIGEDYKYGFTTDVEYEDFPTGLNEDIVREISKRKNEPEWMLEFRLKAYRAWTEMEEPEWFNATYEKPKFDTMQYYSVPKNKPKLDSLDDVDPNIRETYEKLGIPLEEQKMLAGVAVDAVFDSVSIFTTFKEKLAEAGVIFCSISEAIQNHPELVKKHLGSVVPARDNFYSALNSAVFSDGSFCYIPKDTVCPMELSTYFRINNMNSGQFERTLIVAEENSHVSYLEGCTAPMYDENQLHAAVVELVAEKDAEIKYSTIQNWYSGDEDGKGGIYNFVTKRGICKGENSKISWTQLETGSAVTLKYPSVILKGDNSIGEFYSVAVTTKRQQADTGTKMIHLGKNTRSTIISKGISAGQSNNSYRGEVKIGKKATGSRNYSVCDSMLIGQECGAHTFPYISSENSSSSIEHEATTSRVGEEQIFYLMQRGISEQDAISMIINGFVKDVLKELPLEFAVEANKLLDVKLEGSVG; this is encoded by the coding sequence ATGAGCGAGACCAAAGCTTTAGAATCAATGATCGGTGAGGATTATAAGTATGGCTTTACCACCGACGTTGAATATGAAGATTTCCCTACTGGACTGAACGAAGATATCGTCAGGGAGATCTCAAAAAGAAAGAATGAACCGGAATGGATGCTTGAATTCCGGCTTAAAGCCTATCGTGCATGGACCGAGATGGAAGAACCAGAATGGTTTAATGCGACTTACGAGAAGCCGAAGTTCGATACCATGCAGTATTATTCAGTTCCAAAGAATAAACCGAAGCTCGACAGTCTTGACGATGTGGACCCTAACATCAGGGAAACCTATGAGAAGCTTGGAATTCCTTTAGAAGAACAAAAAATGCTGGCAGGTGTTGCCGTAGATGCTGTATTTGACAGTGTATCTATTTTCACGACTTTCAAAGAAAAGCTGGCAGAAGCCGGTGTGATCTTTTGTTCTATTTCTGAAGCTATACAGAATCACCCTGAATTAGTGAAGAAGCACCTTGGTTCTGTTGTCCCTGCAAGAGACAACTTCTACTCTGCTCTGAACTCAGCGGTTTTCTCAGATGGTTCCTTTTGTTACATCCCGAAGGATACCGTTTGCCCGATGGAACTATCTACTTATTTCCGAATCAATAACATGAACTCGGGACAGTTTGAAAGAACCTTAATCGTTGCAGAAGAGAATAGTCATGTCAGTTACCTCGAAGGTTGTACTGCTCCGATGTATGATGAAAATCAACTCCACGCAGCGGTTGTTGAGTTAGTTGCAGAAAAAGATGCTGAGATCAAATATTCTACTATTCAGAACTGGTATTCCGGAGATGAAGATGGAAAAGGTGGTATTTACAATTTTGTTACTAAACGAGGCATCTGCAAAGGCGAGAACTCAAAGATCTCCTGGACTCAGTTGGAAACAGGATCTGCAGTTACTCTTAAGTACCCAAGTGTGATCCTCAAAGGGGATAATTCTATCGGAGAATTTTACTCTGTAGCAGTTACCACAAAAAGACAGCAGGCCGATACCGGTACAAAAATGATTCATCTGGGAAAGAACACCAGAAGTACCATCATTTCTAAAGGTATCTCTGCCGGACAGTCGAACAATAGTTATCGCGGAGAAGTCAAAATTGGTAAGAAGGCAACAGGTTCCCGAAACTACTCGGTATGTGACTCAATGCTTATTGGCCAGGAATGCGGAGCTCATACTTTCCCGTACATCTCCTCGGAAAATTCCTCCAGTAGTATTGAACACGAGGCAACTACATCAAGAGTTGGTGAAGAGCAGATATTCTATCTGATGCAGAGAGGTATCAGTGAACAGGATGCCATTTCCATGATCATCAATGGTTTCGTAAAAGACGTACTTAAAGAGCTGCCTCTTGAATTTGCAGTTGAAGCGAATAAACTGCTTGATGTAAAACTGGAAGGAAGTGTAGGCTGA
- a CDS encoding polyprenyl synthetase family protein: MSQKIDLNTSLIGQIEKELSGLPLPDTPNSLYDPFRYALKMGGKRVRPFMCLLANGLCGGNTDEAIPAALAVEILHNFTLVHDDIMDRADTRRGVESVFHKWDTNKAILSGDVMFSVSMQQLNYYGSNEKFGKHDYAALNEVFLNAITTVCEGQALDMDFVDRQDVDHDEYLNMIAGKTGALLGASLEMGAITAQAGSDTRKKLYSFGMELGLAFQIQDDLLDATADPEKFGKKLGGDIYEGKKTYLTILALERADGENKAFIQQVLDDNNPANDSVTKVLEMFHQLGVIKDISNEVDTHYEKAEEILNDFSESPYKTELNNLLLFLKNRDH; this comes from the coding sequence TTGAGTCAGAAGATAGATTTAAATACTTCTTTAATCGGGCAGATAGAGAAAGAGCTTTCAGGTTTACCACTACCGGATACACCAAATAGCCTTTATGACCCATTTCGCTATGCATTAAAAATGGGAGGAAAAAGAGTCAGACCCTTTATGTGTTTACTGGCAAATGGGCTATGCGGAGGAAATACGGACGAAGCAATCCCTGCAGCTCTTGCTGTTGAGATCCTTCATAATTTTACCCTTGTCCATGACGACATCATGGATCGTGCCGATACCAGGAGAGGAGTTGAAAGTGTTTTTCATAAATGGGACACTAACAAAGCTATACTCTCAGGGGATGTCATGTTCTCCGTATCAATGCAGCAGCTAAATTATTATGGAAGTAATGAAAAATTCGGCAAACATGACTACGCTGCTTTAAATGAAGTATTTTTGAATGCTATCACTACGGTCTGTGAAGGACAAGCTCTTGATATGGATTTCGTAGACCGACAGGATGTAGATCATGACGAATATCTCAATATGATAGCTGGCAAAACTGGAGCTTTACTCGGTGCCTCACTGGAAATGGGTGCTATCACTGCACAAGCCGGATCGGATACCAGGAAAAAGCTCTATTCTTTTGGAATGGAACTGGGACTCGCATTCCAGATTCAGGATGACCTTCTTGATGCGACTGCTGATCCGGAGAAATTCGGAAAGAAATTGGGCGGAGATATCTATGAAGGTAAAAAAACTTACCTTACCATATTAGCACTGGAAAGGGCTGACGGAGAAAATAAAGCTTTTATTCAGCAGGTACTTGACGACAATAATCCTGCAAATGACTCAGTTACAAAAGTCCTGGAAATGTTTCATCAACTGGGCGTGATTAAAGATATTAGTAATGAGGTCGATACTCACTACGAAAAAGCTGAAGAGATCTTAAATGATTTTAGCGAATCCCCCTACAAAACTGAATTGAACAATCTTCTACTATTTTTGAAAAACCGCGATCACTAA
- the sufD gene encoding Fe-S cluster assembly protein SufD, with the protein MNDAKQNTMLSFVEGDLPSSDVSGALKELHNRGKEQLTERTFPTRKDEDWRFIDLSSITSNKFVDVNAVNTENTGDVSDRFLPESMNSRLVFVNGIFNESLSSVSELPEDVVVGTISHNADNKALIEHLGTITNYDDDVFTPFNDATFGDGTFIYVPSETKVEAPIQILNLYTDAEKPFYVTPRLLFIGEKYSKATIIEQHIGLADNVYLNVPVTEFRLFEGAHVHHARLQQDSKKASHVSRPIAKIDQHAEYHSYTICLGAKLFRNDPRVIQNAEEVDFTVDGLVLIDGEQIADTHSIMDHRFAHGNSHQLHKCVINDKAHSIFNGKIFVAQHAQKIDSFQENRNLLISDDGKVNTKPQLEIFADDVLCSHGATIGQLQDEEVFYLQSRGLTEQKSRELLVYAFALESVESMEVESVEKLLLDEVIKYTNRDPEEVMVNV; encoded by the coding sequence ATGAATGACGCTAAGCAAAATACTATGCTGTCATTTGTTGAAGGAGATCTGCCATCTTCTGATGTTTCAGGTGCACTTAAAGAACTGCACAACAGAGGCAAAGAGCAGCTGACCGAAAGAACTTTTCCAACCCGCAAAGATGAAGACTGGAGATTTATAGATCTTAGTTCTATAACATCTAATAAGTTTGTCGACGTTAACGCTGTAAATACCGAAAATACTGGTGACGTAAGCGACCGGTTTCTTCCGGAATCTATGAACAGCAGACTAGTCTTTGTTAACGGAATTTTTAACGAATCTCTGTCATCAGTAAGTGAATTACCTGAAGACGTGGTCGTTGGTACGATCAGTCACAACGCAGATAATAAAGCTCTTATTGAACACCTTGGCACCATCACCAACTATGATGATGATGTTTTTACTCCGTTCAACGACGCAACTTTCGGCGATGGCACATTTATATATGTACCCTCTGAAACAAAGGTCGAAGCCCCAATTCAGATCCTGAATCTGTATACAGATGCTGAAAAACCATTTTATGTAACTCCGAGATTGCTTTTCATAGGTGAGAAGTATTCAAAAGCGACTATCATCGAGCAGCATATCGGGCTTGCCGACAATGTATACCTGAATGTACCGGTTACTGAGTTCCGGCTGTTTGAAGGAGCACATGTCCATCATGCGCGCCTGCAACAGGATAGCAAAAAAGCATCCCATGTATCCCGACCAATCGCTAAAATTGACCAGCATGCTGAGTATCACTCGTATACGATCTGTCTTGGCGCAAAACTATTCCGTAATGACCCCCGGGTTATTCAAAATGCAGAAGAGGTTGATTTCACAGTGGACGGTCTGGTTCTTATCGACGGTGAACAGATCGCAGATACTCATTCCATAATGGATCATCGCTTCGCTCATGGTAACAGCCATCAGCTGCACAAGTGTGTAATCAATGATAAAGCACATTCCATTTTCAACGGAAAGATATTTGTAGCTCAACATGCACAAAAGATCGATTCCTTTCAGGAGAACAGAAACCTGCTCATATCCGATGATGGTAAAGTAAATACCAAACCTCAGCTTGAGATCTTTGCAGATGATGTTTTATGCTCTCATGGGGCTACTATTGGACAGCTGCAGGATGAAGAGGTGTTTTATCTTCAGAGCCGTGGACTTACTGAGCAAAAATCACGTGAGCTCCTGGTTTATGCATTTGCACTCGAAAGCGTGGAAAGCATGGAAGTTGAATCAGTAGAAAAACTACTTCTTGATGAAGTGATCAAATACACTAATCGTGACCCTGAAGAGGTTATGGTAAATGTCTAA
- a CDS encoding HesB/IscA family protein yields MEITISDRAIDRINEIRKDQNIPEDAFLKVGVESGGCSGLTYNLDFNNEIAPSDSDKVFEINGLKVLIDMRSFLYLAGTELDYTEGLEGQGFHFNNPNASRTCSCGESFSI; encoded by the coding sequence ATGGAAATCACTATCTCAGACAGAGCTATTGACCGCATTAATGAGATCAGAAAGGATCAGAACATACCGGAGGATGCTTTTCTCAAAGTAGGAGTGGAGAGTGGTGGGTGTTCAGGTCTTACCTATAATCTCGATTTCAATAATGAGATAGCACCGTCAGATAGCGACAAAGTGTTTGAGATCAATGGCCTTAAGGTACTGATCGATATGAGAAGTTTCTTGTATCTGGCGGGAACCGAACTGGATTATACCGAAGGACTGGAAGGACAGGGCTTTCATTTCAATAATCCCAATGCCTCCCGAACCTGTTCCTGCGGTGAATCATTTTCAATCTGA